DNA sequence from the Halorussus limi genome:
GCGACCACGACCGGAAGGACGGCCGGCACGTCGAGACGAACGAGTCGAGCGACGCCGGTTAATCGCCCTCGGCCCCGACCGCGCAGTTGTTCGGCCCTAATTCTATCTCGAACGCCGCCTCGTCGTCCAGCGACTCCAGACCCAGATTCGCCGCGACGATGTCCTCGTAGTTGGCGGGCCGCGGCGGGAGCGAGTCGAGGACTCGGTCCACGAACGCCGCCTCGTCGTCCGGAATCCGGAGGCGCTCGCGAACCTCGCCGATTTCGGCGGCGAAGGTCCCGTTCGCGTCGGGGTTCGGCGCGGCGTCGGGCGTCCGGTGGCCCGGCGCGACCAGCGTCTCGTCGGGGAGCGCGAGCAGGCGGTCGGTCAAGGTGTCGTAGAGCGTGCCCGCGAGGTCGCGGGCGCCATCGTCGCCTCGCTCCAAATCGGGCCTGCCGAAGCTATCTGCGAAGAGCGCGTCGCCCGTGAACAGCACGCCGCCGAGTCGAAGTGCAGTCAGTTCGGTCGTGTGTCCGGGCGCGTGAAGCGCGGTCAGGGTCGCGTCGCCGACCCGAATCTCGTCGCCGTCTCGGAGCGGGGTGGCGTCGAACGCGAGTCCGCGCTCGTCCGCGCCCGCCGGGAGGACGGCCTCGGCGCCGGTCTCGTCGGCGAGTCGGCGGACGCCCGAGACG
Encoded proteins:
- a CDS encoding MBL fold metallo-hydrolase — translated: MTDDERSPEATDDAPSISPADLHERIRRGERVSLLDVRNRDEFEAWRITGDSVDATRVTYAEFAAAKARDEVGEFVADLDLREPVVTVCPRGEVSATVAELLREEGIEARNLDSGMAGWARVYVSRELPTDAADRTGDVTVLQYDRPASGCLAHLVVSSDEAAVIDPLRAFADRYVADAAERGADLVRAIDTHVHADHVSGVRRLADETGAEAVLPAGADERGLAFDATPLRDGDEIRVGDATLTALHAPGHTTELTALRLGGVLFTGDALFADSFGRPDLERGDDGARDLAGTLYDTLTDRLLALPDETLVAPGHRTPDAAPNPDANGTFAAEIGEVRERLRIPDDEAAFVDRVLDSLPPRPANYEDIVAANLGLESLDDEAAFEIELGPNNCAVGAEGD